In a single window of the Dinghuibacter silviterrae genome:
- a CDS encoding phytanoyl-CoA dioxygenase family protein: MINDLSLRLSPIGGLFEQPASVQEWEPYILSETQVESFRKDGFVKDVPILSPGQVDLLNQEIIRLQAPGEEEKKLFYHYESNESEDPDKVLFHAIGGWRLTPGFHDLIWSPAYRMAAYQLLGSSVRFFHDQLFCKPARHGGVVAWHQDFSYWTFTKPMHHLTCWIGLDDATTENGCLYFVPGSHRWGLLPITGLTGDMDAVRSILTEAQAVAFDRKVANVMPKGFASFHHPLTMHGSYANHSERPRRAVVLNAMAHGTMGNTFNYERMDALKHFPSMLQDHVLDSRFFPLLFDGDAALPSLDIPKIDPKELYETD; this comes from the coding sequence ATGATCAATGATCTTTCGCTGAGGCTGAGCCCGATCGGCGGCCTATTTGAACAACCCGCCAGCGTACAGGAGTGGGAACCGTATATACTTTCCGAAACGCAGGTCGAATCGTTCCGGAAGGATGGATTTGTAAAAGATGTCCCCATCCTCAGTCCTGGACAAGTGGACCTCCTGAATCAGGAAATTATCCGGTTGCAGGCACCGGGCGAGGAAGAAAAAAAATTGTTCTATCATTATGAGAGCAACGAGTCGGAGGACCCCGACAAGGTACTCTTCCATGCCATTGGCGGGTGGAGGTTGACACCTGGTTTCCATGACCTGATCTGGTCGCCAGCCTATCGGATGGCCGCCTATCAGTTGCTGGGCAGTTCGGTCCGTTTTTTTCATGACCAATTGTTTTGCAAACCCGCCCGGCATGGCGGCGTCGTCGCCTGGCACCAGGATTTTTCCTATTGGACATTCACCAAGCCGATGCACCACCTGACCTGCTGGATCGGGCTCGACGATGCGACCACTGAAAACGGTTGTTTGTATTTCGTGCCGGGGAGCCACCGGTGGGGCTTGCTGCCCATCACCGGTCTGACGGGCGACATGGACGCGGTCCGGAGCATTTTAACGGAGGCGCAGGCGGTGGCCTTCGACCGGAAGGTTGCCAATGTCATGCCCAAGGGATTTGCGAGCTTTCATCACCCGTTGACCATGCACGGCTCTTATGCCAACCATTCGGAGCGGCCCAGGAGGGCGGTCGTGCTCAACGCGATGGCGCACGGAACAATGGGCAATACCTTTAATTACGAGCGGATGGATGCGTTAAAGCATTTTCCATCCATGCTACAGGATCATGTACTCGACAGCCGCTTTTTCCCCTTGCTATTTGACGGGGATGCGGCATTGCCGTCGCTTGATATACCGAAAATAGATCCGAAGGAATTATATGAAACCGACTAA
- a CDS encoding sugar phosphate isomerase/epimerase has translation MKPTNLQFFCPRWGSEGTGWETFFARLKAEGYNGMEWGVALDTPHAELDKIWDLAEQKRVAVILQHYDTVDADFNRHYDTYCRWLSMVKGYPAVKINSQTGRDIFTFDQNKALIEAATQFTVDTDIAVVHETHRHKFSFAAHIAKEFLQRIPHLRLTLDVSHWVCVAESYLEDQKETVALAIERADHLHARVGYPEGPQIPDPRVPEWDIALRHHLVWWDAVVARHRAQNKPLTVTPEFGPYPYMVELPFTRQPLTSQWEINAWMMRMLGERYR, from the coding sequence ATGAAACCGACTAATCTGCAATTTTTTTGCCCCCGCTGGGGAAGCGAGGGCACGGGATGGGAGACTTTTTTTGCCCGCCTCAAAGCGGAAGGATATAACGGCATGGAATGGGGCGTCGCCTTGGATACGCCCCACGCGGAGCTGGATAAGATCTGGGACCTGGCGGAGCAAAAGAGGGTCGCTGTTATCCTTCAACATTACGATACGGTGGATGCGGACTTTAACCGGCATTACGATACCTATTGCCGGTGGCTGTCCATGGTGAAAGGATACCCGGCGGTGAAGATCAATTCGCAAACCGGACGGGACATTTTCACCTTCGACCAGAACAAAGCGTTGATCGAAGCTGCGACGCAATTCACCGTCGATACGGACATAGCGGTGGTCCATGAGACCCACCGGCACAAATTCTCTTTTGCCGCCCATATCGCCAAAGAATTTTTGCAGAGGATACCCCATCTTCGTTTGACGCTGGATGTGTCACATTGGGTGTGCGTAGCGGAGTCATACCTTGAAGATCAGAAAGAAACAGTGGCGCTGGCCATAGAGCGGGCCGATCACCTGCATGCGCGCGTCGGATACCCCGAAGGTCCGCAGATCCCGGATCCCCGGGTGCCGGAGTGGGATATTGCGTTGCGGCACCACCTCGTGTGGTGGGATGCGGTCGTGGCCAGACACAGGGCGCAAAACAAACCGCTGACGGTCACGCCCGAATTCGGCCCTTATCCTTACATGGTGGAATTGCCCTTCACCCGTCAACCCCTCACCAGCCAATGGGAGATCAACGCCTGGATGATGCGGATGCTCGGGGAGCGGTACCGCTAG
- a CDS encoding family 20 glycosylhydrolase — translation MKRWITILMLTGTASAQLNQRLGLLRGNLVVTARRYEGADMVREDTLYPSRNQALQLTLHVRDVPGAIDITASCKARTAIPATAVAVSFNFAGWDRSNYVLVPASVYNGNRYRAIGNGYNPQYPRDMYYNPHVQLTISNNPRLALDNGQSSCIELQTGNAATPALCFFSPRLKKGCIILTTQGTRVGYNGLTVAENARQDSCSFQVSAPALRKLAAGFGDFHPSGDKAPDWAEGDSLTLRFRVFVFDARDIPALLRKFLQVRKSLTGPNQPRNLLPKSQQFAWGTDISRGLWSENPAGNYYLPENNRDFQLGWVGGLMNTYPLLALDSPLERERVGQEMDFVVNKLQGRSGFFYGGITADGQIIPEKMSPDYPAIQAMVRKNGDALFWMIKHLALLRAQGHGPFIKKEWEASARKLAQAFVRTWKRYGQFGQYIVPDNGDIAVFNSAAGAIAPAGLVLAYDYFKDPEFLAVAKAAAAYYYERDVVKQGLTGGNCGDISQDADSESAFGFLESLMALYHATGDPLWLKRAETEAALCSTWTLSYDEQFPPRSDIGRLGAHMAGAVFASIQNKHAAPGTCTSSDDELFKLYRATGNQLYADLIRDIQHAASEAVNRPGHLTTHNLTGSSMERIQPSDAEGRGATGNFINTRNTWTETDGVLMAMELPGVYLQTDTKRIEVFDHVSAKILPGDDLLLENPTVYDAFVSVMAETSRQAAVPMGYTAFLHWPVVKVKAGGRTVVHVSTDGRLSDVRFANAKPFVIPGIQEWSGDFGHFHIGGGSAIVLDPAGTDRLQTAARVLQGDLKIPVRVGKPSTGDIWLSLDATDTTLGREGYLMDVTPSVLRISARNPQGLFWGTRTLLQVLEQDSLHRRFPCGVVRDFPKYAIRGFMLDAGRKFFPMDVLKQYVKFMAYYKMNDFHIHLNDDGFHAKGGSWDSTYAAFRLECETYPALTARDGSYTKKEFREFEAFAHSYGVNIVPEIDVPAHSLAFTRMRPEIGSKQYGMDHLDLDNPVTYRVIDSIFTEYLAGPDPVFSGPDVHIGTDEYNKKAAEQFRAFSDHYIRLVQGYGKRVRLWGALTHAAGVTPVTSKGVTMNVWYNGYADPREMEKLGYDIISTPDDWVYIVPGANYYHDYLDTAKLYNEWEPIQVGDVRFPEGDPQIKGGSFAVWNDKIGSGITLQDIHNRVFPAMRVLAQKMWRGTDTTMSFAAFCEGARYIGLAFAPANAFRY, via the coding sequence GTGAAACGATGGATAACGATACTGATGCTGACGGGCACCGCGTCCGCACAATTGAACCAACGGCTGGGTTTGCTTCGGGGAAACCTGGTGGTGACCGCGCGTCGGTACGAAGGCGCCGACATGGTCAGGGAAGATACGTTATACCCTTCCCGGAATCAAGCGCTTCAGTTGACGCTCCATGTACGCGATGTACCGGGAGCAATAGACATCACTGCCTCCTGCAAAGCGAGGACTGCCATCCCGGCCACGGCCGTAGCGGTGTCTTTCAACTTTGCCGGTTGGGACCGCTCGAACTATGTTCTGGTACCCGCGTCCGTGTATAACGGCAACCGTTACCGGGCGATCGGGAATGGATACAATCCGCAGTATCCCCGGGATATGTACTACAACCCACACGTACAGCTAACCATTTCCAATAATCCGAGACTGGCCCTGGACAACGGGCAATCCTCCTGTATCGAATTGCAGACAGGCAACGCGGCCACGCCCGCCCTTTGTTTTTTCTCCCCACGGCTGAAGAAAGGATGCATCATCCTGACCACCCAGGGAACAAGGGTGGGGTACAACGGGTTGACGGTTGCCGAAAATGCGCGTCAGGACAGTTGCTCGTTCCAGGTCAGTGCGCCCGCCCTGCGGAAGCTGGCGGCCGGTTTCGGGGATTTTCATCCAAGCGGTGACAAGGCGCCGGACTGGGCGGAAGGGGATTCCCTAACGCTCCGGTTCCGGGTCTTTGTATTCGATGCGCGGGACATACCCGCCTTGCTGCGCAAGTTTTTACAGGTGCGCAAATCGCTGACCGGCCCCAACCAACCCCGTAACCTGTTACCGAAAAGTCAACAGTTTGCGTGGGGAACCGACATCAGCCGGGGGCTTTGGTCGGAGAACCCGGCCGGCAATTATTACCTGCCGGAAAACAACCGGGACTTTCAACTGGGGTGGGTCGGCGGCTTGATGAATACCTATCCGCTGCTGGCGTTGGATAGTCCCCTGGAACGGGAACGCGTCGGGCAGGAAATGGACTTCGTCGTCAACAAATTGCAAGGCCGGAGTGGCTTTTTTTACGGCGGGATCACCGCGGACGGCCAAATCATACCGGAAAAGATGAGTCCCGATTACCCCGCGATCCAGGCCATGGTACGCAAAAACGGGGACGCGTTGTTCTGGATGATCAAACACCTGGCGTTGCTCAGGGCCCAGGGACACGGGCCTTTTATAAAAAAGGAATGGGAGGCGTCCGCCCGGAAACTGGCCCAGGCCTTTGTCCGGACATGGAAACGCTACGGCCAGTTCGGACAGTACATCGTACCGGACAACGGAGACATCGCGGTATTCAATTCCGCGGCCGGCGCCATCGCACCGGCGGGTCTTGTGCTGGCGTACGATTATTTCAAGGACCCGGAATTCCTCGCGGTAGCCAAAGCGGCGGCCGCCTACTATTACGAGCGGGATGTGGTGAAACAGGGGCTGACCGGCGGCAACTGCGGGGACATCTCGCAGGATGCGGATTCTGAATCCGCCTTCGGTTTTCTCGAATCCCTGATGGCGTTGTACCATGCCACCGGGGATCCTCTTTGGTTAAAAAGAGCGGAAACAGAAGCGGCACTTTGTTCGACCTGGACGCTTTCGTATGATGAACAATTTCCTCCCCGCTCGGATATCGGCCGGCTGGGGGCGCACATGGCGGGAGCGGTTTTTGCCAGCATACAGAATAAACACGCGGCACCGGGTACGTGTACCTCATCCGACGATGAATTGTTCAAACTTTACCGGGCAACGGGCAATCAGTTATATGCGGACCTGATCCGGGACATCCAACACGCGGCCTCGGAAGCGGTAAACCGTCCGGGGCACCTGACGACCCACAACCTGACCGGGTCTTCCATGGAACGGATCCAGCCCTCCGATGCCGAGGGGCGTGGTGCGACCGGTAATTTTATCAACACCCGGAATACCTGGACGGAAACGGATGGGGTGCTGATGGCAATGGAGCTACCGGGGGTATACCTCCAGACGGATACGAAAAGGATCGAGGTTTTCGATCATGTATCGGCAAAGATATTACCCGGTGACGACCTCTTGTTAGAGAACCCCACCGTGTACGACGCCTTCGTGTCGGTGATGGCCGAGACCAGCCGGCAGGCGGCCGTCCCCATGGGGTATACCGCCTTCCTTCATTGGCCGGTGGTGAAGGTGAAGGCCGGTGGCCGGACAGTGGTACACGTGAGCACGGACGGACGACTGTCCGATGTGCGCTTCGCGAATGCAAAACCCTTTGTTATCCCGGGGATACAGGAATGGTCTGGTGACTTCGGTCATTTTCATATCGGCGGCGGGTCTGCGATCGTGCTCGACCCGGCCGGTACGGATAGGCTACAAACGGCTGCCCGTGTGCTTCAGGGGGACCTTAAGATCCCCGTCAGGGTAGGAAAGCCTTCCACGGGTGATATATGGCTTAGCCTGGACGCCACCGACACTACACTGGGAAGGGAAGGATATTTGATGGATGTAACGCCTTCGGTGCTACGTATTTCCGCAAGGAATCCGCAGGGCCTTTTCTGGGGCACCAGGACCTTGCTCCAGGTTTTGGAGCAGGACAGTTTGCACCGGCGTTTCCCCTGCGGCGTCGTGCGCGACTTTCCCAAATATGCCATCCGCGGATTTATGCTTGATGCTGGGCGCAAGTTCTTCCCCATGGACGTCCTGAAACAATATGTGAAGTTCATGGCCTACTACAAAATGAACGACTTCCATATACACCTCAACGACGATGGATTTCATGCGAAGGGCGGCTCCTGGGACAGCACCTATGCTGCATTCCGGCTCGAATGCGAGACCTATCCGGCGCTGACCGCCAGGGACGGCTCGTACACAAAAAAAGAGTTCAGGGAATTTGAGGCGTTTGCCCATTCGTACGGGGTCAACATCGTACCGGAAATCGATGTCCCGGCGCATTCCCTGGCGTTTACACGGATGCGCCCCGAGATCGGGAGCAAACAGTACGGGATGGACCACCTCGACCTCGACAACCCAGTCACCTACCGGGTCATCGACAGCATCTTCACGGAATACCTGGCAGGACCCGACCCCGTATTTTCGGGCCCGGACGTACACATCGGGACCGACGAGTATAACAAAAAAGCCGCGGAGCAATTCCGGGCCTTTAGCGATCATTATATCCGCCTGGTACAAGGATACGGCAAAAGGGTCCGGCTTTGGGGCGCCCTCACCCACGCGGCGGGCGTGACGCCGGTCACCTCGAAAGGGGTCACGATGAATGTCTGGTACAACGGGTACGCCGATCCAAGGGAAATGGAAAAGTTGGGTTATGATATCATATCCACCCCGGATGACTGGGTATACATCGTCCCGGGGGCGAACTACTACCATGACTATCTCGACACCGCCAAGCTGTATAACGAATGGGAACCCATCCAGGTGGGCGACGTCCGTTTCCCCGAAGGAGATCCACAGATCAAGGGGGGCTCTTTCGCCGTGTGGAACGATAAAATAGGCAGCGGCATTACCCTGCAGGACATTCACAACCGCGTATTCCCGGCAATGCGGGTGTTGGCGCAAAAGATGTGGAGAGGGACCGATACGACGATGTCTTTCGCCGCCTTTTGCGAGGGCGCGCGTTACATAGGACTCGCTTTCGCACCTGCAAACGCCTTCCGGTATTGA
- a CDS encoding AraC family transcriptional regulator → MKPLTQKLPLNEDGSFVARTYRTPHFEVGWHQHTEHELILFTEGAGLSFVGNHVGEFETGDVYLLGSNLPHTFQKRDPDLVTSAVVVQFLDDFWGGEFLRIPESRSIRLLLDEARHGLKICGSLLRQLAPRINQLEHAKGFTRILLLGECLHLIAEERTFEAVSTQDIRPNPGTTAIDRVFQYTIQSFREPITLRQAADIACMSVPAFCNYFKKCTKKTYIDFLNEVRIGFACSLLVDTQASVSDICYESGYNTMANFHKQFLKVKRMTPLQYRKAFAGAKASPM, encoded by the coding sequence ATGAAGCCCCTGACACAGAAACTCCCGCTCAATGAAGACGGATCGTTCGTGGCGAGGACGTACCGGACACCTCATTTCGAGGTCGGCTGGCACCAGCACACCGAACACGAGTTGATCCTCTTCACCGAGGGCGCCGGTCTGAGTTTCGTGGGGAATCACGTTGGCGAATTCGAGACGGGAGACGTCTACCTCCTTGGAAGCAACCTCCCCCATACTTTTCAAAAACGGGACCCGGACCTTGTTACGTCCGCCGTTGTCGTACAGTTCCTCGACGACTTCTGGGGCGGGGAATTCCTGCGAATCCCTGAAAGCCGCTCCATCCGGCTGCTCCTCGACGAAGCCCGCCATGGGCTCAAAATCTGCGGCTCGCTTCTTCGGCAACTTGCCCCCCGCATCAATCAGTTGGAGCATGCAAAAGGATTTACCCGGATCCTTCTTCTTGGTGAATGCCTCCACCTGATCGCGGAGGAAAGGACGTTCGAGGCGGTATCGACCCAGGATATCCGGCCGAACCCCGGTACGACCGCCATCGACCGTGTTTTCCAATATACCATCCAATCCTTCAGAGAACCTATTACACTCCGGCAGGCCGCGGACATTGCCTGCATGAGCGTCCCCGCCTTCTGCAACTATTTCAAAAAGTGCACGAAAAAAACGTACATCGACTTCCTCAACGAGGTCCGTATCGGCTTTGCGTGCTCGCTGCTCGTCGACACCCAGGCTTCCGTATCGGACATCTGCTACGAAAGCGGTTATAACACGATGGCCAACTTCCACAAGCAATTCCTGAAGGTCAAACGTATGACACCGCTTCAATACCGGAAGGCGTTTGCAGGTGCGAAAGCGAGTCCTATGTAA
- a CDS encoding sugar porter family MFS transporter: protein MVNRKFMITVSGVAALGGLLFGFDTAVISGAIPAITAYFKLDGNALGWAVGAVLIGCAVGALFAGRLADALGRRFMLIVCAFLFAASGIGAGLSGSLPVFIAFRLAGGLGVGAAAMVSPMYIAEISPAAWRGRLVSLYQLAIVLGILGAYFSNYTLAGIGRDDWRLMFASQAAPSALFAVLLCFVPETPRWLAAKGKKTHALLVLGKINGLVDAPALLEQIDRSFEGQQIGVAEVWKKSYRPAMITGILLAVFQQVTGINAIIYYAPVIFQHIGGNMASPLLQTIAIGVVNVLATCVAIGLVDKWGRRQLLVAGCVLMGLMLTALGLCFRFGYFGHYLVLIFMLLYVAAFGCTLGAVVWVYLSEMFPNRIRGMALSIATLALWVADFAVTYSFPVMTERLGTASIFFVYAAFCLIAFLFILVKVPETKGRSLEEAEALFE, encoded by the coding sequence ATGGTGAATAGGAAATTTATGATTACCGTCAGCGGTGTCGCGGCACTGGGCGGTTTGCTTTTTGGTTTTGATACCGCGGTGATCTCCGGGGCCATTCCGGCCATCACTGCCTATTTCAAACTCGATGGCAACGCCCTTGGCTGGGCGGTCGGCGCCGTATTGATCGGTTGTGCAGTGGGCGCGTTGTTCGCCGGACGGCTGGCCGATGCGCTGGGGCGGCGGTTTATGCTGATCGTTTGCGCATTTCTTTTTGCTGCATCGGGGATAGGTGCGGGGCTGTCCGGCAGTCTCCCGGTATTTATCGCATTCCGCCTGGCCGGCGGACTGGGCGTCGGAGCGGCCGCGATGGTCTCTCCCATGTATATAGCAGAGATTTCCCCGGCGGCCTGGCGGGGGCGGCTGGTGTCCCTGTATCAGCTGGCGATCGTTTTGGGGATCCTGGGTGCTTATTTCTCGAACTATACGCTGGCAGGAATAGGCAGGGACGACTGGCGTCTGATGTTTGCTTCCCAGGCCGCGCCATCCGCTTTGTTTGCCGTCTTATTGTGTTTTGTCCCGGAAACGCCGCGGTGGCTGGCGGCGAAGGGTAAAAAGACCCACGCTTTGCTTGTCCTGGGGAAGATCAATGGACTAGTGGACGCGCCTGCCCTTTTGGAGCAGATTGACCGGAGTTTTGAAGGTCAGCAAATTGGTGTGGCGGAGGTGTGGAAGAAAAGTTACCGTCCGGCCATGATCACGGGGATACTTCTGGCCGTTTTTCAGCAGGTCACCGGCATCAATGCGATCATCTACTATGCCCCCGTCATTTTTCAACATATAGGAGGAAACATGGCGTCCCCCTTGTTGCAAACCATCGCCATCGGGGTGGTCAATGTCCTGGCGACCTGTGTCGCCATAGGCCTGGTCGATAAATGGGGACGCCGGCAATTACTGGTGGCGGGTTGTGTGCTCATGGGGCTCATGCTGACCGCCCTGGGGTTGTGTTTCCGCTTCGGCTATTTCGGCCATTACCTGGTGCTCATCTTCATGTTACTGTACGTGGCTGCCTTCGGGTGTACCCTGGGCGCCGTCGTCTGGGTATACCTATCGGAGATGTTCCCCAACCGCATTAGGGGAATGGCGCTTTCTATAGCGACACTGGCGTTATGGGTGGCGGACTTTGCCGTCACCTATTCTTTCCCGGTGATGACGGAGCGGCTGGGGACCGCCTCCATATTTTTCGTCTACGCGGCGTTTTGCCTGATCGCCTTTCTCTTTATCCTCGTCAAAGTACCGGAGACAAAGGGGCGGTCGCTGGAAGAGGCCGAAGCATTATTTGAATAG
- a CDS encoding phytanoyl-CoA dioxygenase family protein: MEYGIVLPSGLTKGNIEFYKKQGYLIAPDLLGPRDIQALKKEAVEIFKGNRGHVDGMTDVEGLPDDEVLKKYVAVHFPHKLSSVIQGYLSHPFVVDILSGIVGPNVKCMQSMLFVKGPGKAGQAWHQDEFYIPTRDRSLVGAWIAIDDATIGNGCLWIIPGSQKTGVLFRRVPSDSGEYADVDTVDVSTYPKEMHLPVEVKSGSVIFFNGYTLHSSLRNKTADCFRMALVNHYMSAESLLPWDQDGKLPPTEDLRDILMVAGTDPYSWKGITDLNKPYLRPEVLKIKTT, translated from the coding sequence ATGGAATATGGTATCGTTTTACCCAGTGGATTGACCAAAGGGAATATCGAATTTTACAAAAAACAGGGATACCTGATCGCACCCGATCTCCTTGGCCCACGGGATATCCAGGCCTTGAAAAAGGAAGCCGTTGAAATCTTCAAGGGCAACCGGGGACACGTGGACGGCATGACGGATGTCGAAGGGCTGCCGGACGACGAGGTGTTGAAGAAATACGTGGCGGTCCACTTCCCGCACAAACTATCTTCCGTTATACAAGGTTATTTGTCGCACCCCTTCGTCGTCGACATCCTAAGCGGAATTGTGGGGCCGAACGTGAAGTGCATGCAGTCCATGCTTTTTGTCAAAGGACCCGGCAAGGCGGGACAGGCCTGGCACCAGGACGAATTTTACATCCCGACCCGGGACAGGTCGCTGGTCGGCGCCTGGATCGCGATCGACGACGCCACCATCGGAAACGGCTGTCTCTGGATCATTCCCGGGTCGCAAAAGACGGGCGTCTTGTTTCGCCGCGTGCCCAGCGACAGCGGCGAATACGCGGATGTGGATACGGTCGACGTATCCACTTATCCAAAAGAAATGCACCTGCCGGTGGAGGTCAAAAGCGGTTCGGTCATTTTCTTCAATGGATATACACTGCATAGCTCGCTTCGGAACAAAACCGCCGATTGTTTCCGGATGGCACTCGTCAATCACTACATGAGCGCCGAATCCCTGCTTCCCTGGGACCAGGACGGCAAGCTCCCGCCCACCGAGGACTTGCGGGACATCCTCATGGTCGCCGGCACGGATCCATACAGCTGGAAAGGGATCACGGATCTGAACAAACCTTATTTAAGACCCGAAGTACTAAAAATCAAGACAACATGA
- a CDS encoding right-handed parallel beta-helix repeat-containing protein: protein MKSIGCICLALFLCGYAQGQHREYHVSVQGNDAGDGSVNHPFRTIMTAANVAMPGDVITVHAGTYREQITPPRGGNSDKERIVYRAAKGEQVIVKGSEIVNGWENAGGDTWVVHIPNTFFGKFNPYSDRIRGDWFWPTPKERVYHTGAVYLHGDWLMEAASKDEVLRPEDEKNPLWWATVDSATTTIWAQFKGADPNKDTVEINVRQTVFYPDKPFINFITVKGFVMENAATNWAPPTAEQMGLIGTHWSRGWIIEDNTVQYSKCSGIALGKYGDNWDNNQTESAEGYVGTIKRALAFGWNKGTVGGHLVQRNKIAYCEQTGIVGSMGCAFSVVRDNVIHDAHIRRLFTGAEMAGIKFHGAVDVVIAHNRIYRTDRGIWLDWMAQGAQVRNNLFYDNTNEDIFLEVDHGPVLVANNICLSKASLVMNSSGAAFVHNLFSGNTWVIQYDSRLTPFMKPHSTYVDSLHDNPGGDVRFINNLFVGHGSAREYDKSLQGAFFSGNVYTKGTNVPLKDDYYTKNSSLSPAQRLALKDKKESNALVADGFAADAHLVEDHDAMYLEISLDKGWVDGSKRDLVTSALLGKALVPGLPFENPDGSAVRIDTDYSGRTRVVANPSPGPLEITRSGRQRIRVW from the coding sequence ATGAAATCGATCGGTTGTATTTGCCTTGCGTTGTTCTTATGCGGATATGCACAAGGGCAGCATAGGGAATATCACGTGTCTGTCCAGGGGAATGACGCCGGCGATGGTTCCGTGAATCATCCCTTCCGGACCATCATGACAGCCGCGAACGTTGCGATGCCGGGGGACGTCATTACCGTACACGCCGGAACCTACCGCGAGCAGATCACCCCCCCGCGTGGCGGAAATTCAGACAAGGAGCGGATCGTCTACCGGGCAGCGAAAGGGGAACAGGTCATCGTAAAGGGTTCCGAGATCGTCAACGGTTGGGAAAATGCCGGTGGCGACACCTGGGTCGTCCATATCCCCAATACGTTCTTCGGGAAATTCAACCCGTATAGCGACCGGATCAGGGGTGATTGGTTCTGGCCTACACCCAAGGAAAGGGTCTACCATACGGGCGCCGTATATCTACATGGGGACTGGCTGATGGAGGCCGCGTCCAAGGATGAGGTCCTGCGACCGGAAGACGAAAAGAACCCGCTTTGGTGGGCTACCGTGGACTCCGCAACGACCACGATATGGGCGCAGTTCAAGGGCGCCGACCCCAATAAGGACACCGTGGAGATCAACGTACGACAAACCGTTTTTTATCCCGATAAACCCTTTATCAATTTCATCACGGTCAAAGGTTTTGTCATGGAGAACGCCGCCACCAATTGGGCGCCGCCGACTGCGGAGCAAATGGGGCTGATCGGCACGCATTGGAGCAGGGGGTGGATCATCGAGGACAATACCGTCCAATATTCTAAGTGCTCGGGCATTGCCTTGGGCAAATACGGCGACAATTGGGACAACAACCAAACCGAGTCCGCTGAGGGCTATGTGGGTACCATCAAACGCGCCCTTGCTTTTGGATGGAATAAGGGGACTGTCGGTGGGCACCTCGTGCAGCGCAACAAGATCGCCTATTGCGAGCAAACCGGCATCGTGGGCAGCATGGGTTGCGCCTTCAGCGTTGTCCGGGACAACGTCATCCACGACGCCCACATCCGCCGGTTGTTCACCGGGGCCGAGATGGCCGGCATAAAGTTTCACGGGGCGGTGGACGTGGTGATAGCGCATAACCGGATCTACCGGACCGACAGGGGTATCTGGCTCGACTGGATGGCGCAGGGAGCCCAGGTCAGGAATAACCTTTTCTATGACAATACAAATGAAGATATTTTTTTGGAGGTCGACCATGGCCCCGTGCTGGTCGCCAACAATATTTGTTTGTCCAAGGCCAGCCTGGTCATGAATTCGAGCGGGGCCGCGTTCGTGCATAACCTTTTTTCGGGAAACACCTGGGTCATACAATATGACAGCCGGTTGACCCCCTTTATGAAGCCGCATTCGACCTACGTGGACTCCCTCCACGACAATCCCGGGGGGGATGTGCGTTTTATCAACAATCTTTTTGTCGGGCATGGAAGTGCAAGAGAATATGATAAGTCACTGCAAGGCGCCTTCTTTTCGGGAAACGTGTATACGAAAGGGACCAATGTGCCGCTGAAGGACGATTATTATACCAAGAATTCGTCTCTCAGCCCGGCGCAACGCCTGGCGTTAAAGGATAAGAAGGAGTCCAATGCATTGGTGGCCGACGGGTTCGCAGCAGATGCCCATCTGGTAGAGGACCACGACGCGATGTACCTGGAAATCTCTCTCGATAAGGGCTGGGTCGACGGGAGTAAAAGGGACCTCGTGACTTCCGCTTTGCTGGGGAAAGCGCTTGTCCCCGGCCTGCCGTTCGAAAACCCTGATGGATCAGCAGTGCGGATCGATACCGACTACAGCGGCCGGACGAGAGTGGTGGCCAATCCTTCCCCGGGGCCTTTGGAGATTACCCGAAGCGGGCGGCAGCGCATCAGGGTATGGTGA